From the genome of Treponema denticola:
AGACTATCATGCAGTTGCATTTTTATAATTTTTGGATCATTATCAAACATGGATTCCACTCATCCCAGAGTGTAGGAAAAACTTCTAATTTTTTAAATCCTTGTTTTTTATAAAAGGCTATTGTTTGGTCATATTCTTTATAATGTCCTTCATCTACCGTTTTTACCTGTATATAATCATATTTAGTTGAAGCAAATTTTTTCAGCTCATTAAATAATAATGTGCCGATTCCCTTATTGTGATATATTTTTTTTACTCCCATACAATGCACATCAGCACAATCAGGGCTTGATTCGGTTAATGTTATAAACCCGATAATTTTATCATTTTCCTTTGAGGCCCATAAATCCAAT
Proteins encoded in this window:
- a CDS encoding GNAT family N-acetyltransferase; this encodes MIKIIKIENKDEKAKIVEEVLTDLPEWFGLPESTKEYINDSKELDLWASKENDKIIGFITLTESSPDCADVHCMGVKKIYHNKGIGTLLFNELKKFASTKYDYIQVKTVDEGHYKEYDQTIAFYKKQGFKKLEVFPTLWDEWNPCLIMIQKL